From the Primulina tabacum isolate GXHZ01 chromosome 15, ASM2559414v2, whole genome shotgun sequence genome, one window contains:
- the LOC142526778 gene encoding putative arabinosyltransferase ARAD1 isoform X2, with the protein MNLRIKVRSPPLSASSSPPSPSSLLLHHGKTTMARMPRKSFLKLTIAFACLLSLFALYSFLVYANPPNHTTNIKFNNLHDSSIYIKKKVKIYMYELPRRFTYDVIDSYTAARGGEIVGDDAQKRYPGNQHSAEWYLFSDLNHPIEERVESAVTRVMDPEEADLFYVPFFSSLSLVVNPNRPTTVSSFPDGNTYSDEQTQEDLIDWLEDQVYWKRNKGWDHVFICQDPNALYKVIDTVKNGVLLVSDFGRLGRNQASLVKDVILPYSHRIKTYQGDIGIENRKALLFFMGNRYRKEGGKIRDLLFQVLENEPEVIIKHGAQSRESRRMASQGMHTSRFCLHPAGDTPSACRLFDAIVSLCVPVIVSDYIELPFEDVIDYRKIAVFVDSDTAVTPGNLVKLLRGVSSERILEFQKELKQVVLRCKGTSSTKTQMGL; encoded by the exons ATGAATCTTCGGATCAAAGTCAGATCGCCGCCGCTTTCCGCCTCCTCCTCCCCACCGTCCCCTTCTTCCTTGCTTCTCCATCACGGTAAAACCACAATGGCGAGAATGCCCCGTAAATCTTTCTTAAAACTCACCATTGCCTTCGCCTGCCTTCTATCCCTCTTTGCACTCTATTCCTTCCTCGTCTACGCTAATCCTCCCAATCACACcacaaatattaaatttaataatttgcatgataGCAGTATTTATATCAAGAAAAAGGTGAAGATTTATATGTATGAATTGCCGAGAAGATTTACTTACGATGTTATTGATAGCTATACGGCAGCGCGTGGAGGAGAAATCGTGGGGGATGACGCGCAGAAGAGGTACCCTGGGAATCAGCACTCCGCTGAATGGTATTTGTTTTCCGATCTAAATCATCCTATTGAGGAGCGGGTAGAATCGGCCGTCACCCGGGTCATGGACCCGGAAGAAGCCGACCTCTTCTACGTGCCTTTTTTCTCTTCGTTGAGTCTTGTGGTTAATCCCAATCGACCCACGACCGTGAGCTCGTTTCCTGATGGCAATACATATAGTGATGAGCAAACACAG GAGGATTTGATAGATTGGTTGGAAGACCAGGTGTATTGGAAGAGGAACAAGGGCTGGGATCATGTATTTATTTGTCAGGATCCCAATGCTCTGTACAAGGTAATTGATACGGTGAAGAATGGAGTGCTATTGGTTTCAGATTTTGGGCGGCTGGGACGCAATCAGGCATCCCTGGTTAAGGATGTGATTCTCCCATATTCGCACAGAATTAAGACATACCAGGGGGATATAGGAATTGAAAATCGCAAGGCACTGCTGTTCTTTATGGGAAACCGGTACCGAAAAGAG GGGGGTAAGATTCGAGACTTGCTTTTCCAAGTTCTTGAGAATGAACCAGAAGTTATTATCAAACATGGAGCTCAGTCCAGGGAGAGTCGTCGCATGGCATCGCAAGGGATGCACACGTCAAGGTTTTGTTTACATCCAGCTGGGGATACTCCATCAGCTTGCCGACTTTTTGATGCTATAGTGAGCTTGTGTGTGCCAGTTATTGTTAGTGACTACATTGAGCTGCCCTTTGAGGATGTCATAGACTATAGAAAGATTGCTGTTTTTGTTGATTCTGATACAGCTGTTACCCCTGGAAATCTCGTAAAATTGCTGAGGGGAGTGAGTTCAGAGAGGATCTTGGAGTTTCAAAAGGAGTTGAAACAGGTAGTTCTGAG